A stretch of DNA from Candidatus Dependentiae bacterium:
AACTGCATGGCCTAATCCTAATGGTTCAGATTGGCGGATATAGGTGAAACTTGCATTGCGAATGATTTTGTTGACACTTGAAAGTAATGCGCCTTTGTCACGATCATCTAATAAATGAGATAAGCTTGGGTCTGCATCAAAATGGTTTTCGATAGCTTGTTTACCGCGACTTGAAATAATATAGAACTGTTTAATATCGGAAGATAATCCTTCTTCCACTATGTATTGCAATGCAGGCTTATTAAGAAGAGGAAGCATTTCTTTTGGAACTGCTTTTGTGTAAGGTAGAAAACGTGTGCCAAGACCTGCAGCAGGTATTATGGCTTTGGTTATATCCATTCTGTTCCTTTAGTCACTCAATTAAAATTGATCAAGAAATTCAACTTTACTACTATGGAATAAACGAATATCATTTATGCCATATTTAATCATTGCTAGACGTTCGATTCCAAAACCAAACGCGAATCCAGAGTATTTCTCTGGATCGATTCCACTGCATTTTAGAACATTTGGATGCACAAGTCCAGAGCCAAGAAGTTCAATCCACCCTGTTTTTTTACAAATAGAGCAACCTTGGGTACAAAATGGACAGGATGCATCGATTTCCAGACCCGGTTCAACAAAAGGGAAAAAGCCGGGGCGGACACGAATGTGCAGATCATCTTTTTGAAAAAATGCTTGCAAGAATGCTTGTGCTGTGGCGAGTAAATTGCTTAATGATACTTTTTTATCAATAAAAAGACATTCACCTTGCATGAACATAAAATCATGAGAAGCATCGGTTGCTTCATTTCGGTAGGTGCGTCCGGGAGCAAAAATTGCAATTGGCATCTTTGAATTTTCAATTGCACGAATTTGTACCGGTGAGGTATGTGTGCGTAGCAGTAGGTTATCTGAGACCCAAAAAGTATCATGGTGATCTCGTGCAGGATGATCACTTGGTATATTTAATGCTTCAAAATTGTAGAAATCGGTTTCTAATTCAGGACCATCGACAATGTCATATCCCATAGAAATAAAAATATTTTCCAGTTGTTCAATGATATGTGTATACACATGTAAGTGGCCAAACTGTTGATGCGGTTTATATGCAGTTACATCAAAATCATGATTTTTTTCATGTTCAGATTGGAGCTTTGTTTTGAACAATTCTTCTTTTTTTTGTTCATATGTAGATTCGGCCATCTGTTTTAATGCATTTAATTTTGGGCCAAATTCACGCTTTTGTTCGATTGAAAGGTTTTTGAGTGATTTCATTAGATTGGTTATGTGACCATTTCTGCCGACATAATCAATGCGTACCATTTCTAATGTTTGTTCATTATCTACTTGTTCAAGAGCTTTTAAAAAAGCAGCTTTTTGATTTGCGATTTCTGTTTGAATGTCTATCATATGATTTTCCACATTTTAGCGATTTTATAAGGGGAATATAATAGTATATATTTTTATAAGACTAGCAAAGTTAGGGTATTTGGCAATGTAAAGAGCTTCTGTGTAGGATCTTGAAAAAAATAGTTTAATTATGCTTTTTTTTTATTGACAAATATATTTGAATAAGTACAATTTTAGTACATATCTTATCTAATGTGTTGGCCGGGGTAGCTCAGTGGTAGAGCGTGAGCCTGAAGAGCTCAGCGTCGGTGGTTCGATTCCGCCTCCCGGCACCAGTCTTCGCTTACCTGTCCTCCGTAGTTTTAACGAAGGATGGATCCGGGTCTTCCGACTCGGCAAACTTCGTATGGCACGGCCAGTACTAAATGAAATTTACAATATTAAATAGCGACCATTTTCGGCAAAGTTTTTTTTAAATCAATTATTTTTTAAAAAAACAAGCTAGAGAGCTCTTTTTTAAGTTATCCGTTGCCTATTGAGTAATAATGAAAACTAAGGTATAAATAGGTAGGTTAATTTTTAAATTAAAGGTTTTTTTATGAAACAGATGTTATTTTGCGTATTGGTTTCTTTCTCTATTTTTGGCGCAGATAGAAAACGTTCTTTTCCTAAATCTCCTCAAGCAGCTATGTTGTGGAAAGCGGGACAAGGAAGTGTAAAAAAGCTTGCGCCCTTAAGTAAAAAGTTAGATCTTTCTGGAGTAGGAGGTGATCAAGATACTTCTAGGGCAAGAAGGAATCGTAGTGGAAGTGCTATATTAACGAGTGAAGTTAATGAAGCGACGCCATTGTTATCACCTCGCCAGTCACCAAGAATGGATGTCGTTGCGTTGCATAATATGATGCATCAGCGTTGTAAAAAAGAAGAGGGGAAACTGAAATTAGAGCGTATGTTTTACAAAAATTTATCAAAAGAAAATAAAAAAATATATGAAATCCTTGGCCATGTTCTTTTCATGAATTTACAAAAAAAAGATCATATTGAGCTCTTTGAGGTTGTTAAAAAGTTTGCTGAAACATTGCCAAAAGATAAACTTTTACATGAAATAATCCATTTGTTATTGACTGAAAATGATATGCTCAAAATAGAGAGAAAAAAAAATCGAATGGATGGGCTGCATTCAGATGGTTCACCTCGGGGTAGTTCTCCAAGAGTAGATGAACTGAAAAAGGAAAAAGGGCCATCACCGCGTAGAATAGACTCTCCTAAGTTGCGTCGATTAAGTATGGTGAATCAGAGCAAAAGAGAACAAATTTTGCAACAACTAGATGAAACTAGAATTAAGAAATATATACAAACAAAAAATGATCCTCGCCGATTAGTTCGTATAAAGTCAGTTCCAGTGTTATGCAAAAAGTAAACTAAGTGCACAAGAATTGGTTATATAATTTTCTTGCATCGGCGAATAAAAAATATGGTAAGGTGTAATCTGGAGATAAGAGCACGCTAAAATCAAAAAGGAATAGATGATGAATCAGGTACAGGCGGATAAATATAATATTGCCTGGTTTCGACTTGCTGAATGTATTTCACGCAAAGAGAAAGAACGTGCATTGGGCGTTTACCGTTTGCTGTCACATTCATTTGATAATGCTGCCATCGGCTTTCAGTTGGAAGGTGATATTCTGTGTGCTTTTAACGATATTGATGGAGCAATCAAATTGTACGAAAAAGCTGCGCAAATCTACCAAGATCGAAATCAATACATGCAAGCTGTTGCTGTATACGATCATCTA
This window harbors:
- the pheS gene encoding phenylalanine--tRNA ligase subunit alpha, encoding MIDIQTEIANQKAAFLKALEQVDNEQTLEMVRIDYVGRNGHITNLMKSLKNLSIEQKREFGPKLNALKQMAESTYEQKKEELFKTKLQSEHEKNHDFDVTAYKPHQQFGHLHVYTHIIEQLENIFISMGYDIVDGPELETDFYNFEALNIPSDHPARDHHDTFWVSDNLLLRTHTSPVQIRAIENSKMPIAIFAPGRTYRNEATDASHDFMFMQGECLFIDKKVSLSNLLATAQAFLQAFFQKDDLHIRVRPGFFPFVEPGLEIDASCPFCTQGCSICKKTGWIELLGSGLVHPNVLKCSGIDPEKYSGFAFGFGIERLAMIKYGINDIRLFHSSKVEFLDQF